Within the Flavobacterium sp. 9R genome, the region TTTAAGATGAAAAGACAACTATACCCTAACCAATTTATAAAAGAAATTAAAAAAACAATTTTATTAATTGTTTTTCTTTTAATGGCTGGATTTGTAAACTCACAAACAATTACACCAACAAAAACGGTTACTGTAAGACCTGGAGTATGTGGTAAAATTGATGTTGAGTTAAAATTGCAAGGTTCTAATCCAGTTGCAAGGCCAAATGAAGTTGTTCTAGTAATAGATGTTTCAGGAAGTATGGATGATGGTCCAACACCAGAACCACTAGATTATGCAAAGGATGCAGCTATAAGTTTCATTAATAATGTGTTTTTACCAGCAAATAATCCCACTGGAAAAAATAAAATCGCAATAGTAAAATATGGTAGCAGTGGTTCGTTAGTAAGAACTTTAACACTAGCTTCTGGCAAACAAACCTTAATTGATGATGTTAATGCATTAGTAGCTAACGGATCAACTAATATTGAAGATGGTATTAGAAAAGCGGATCAAGAGTTAACTGCAAAAGGTACTTTTGATTGTATTACATCAAGAAGTATTGTACTACTAACCGATGGTGTTGCAAACCAAAATGTTGCTAATGGAAGTAATTGTACAGGAGGTCAGCAAGGGACCTGTATTCAAGCTGCTATTACAGCAGCTAACGATGCTAAAACCACAGTTGTTTCAGGAATAACCTATAATAATCAAATTTTTGCCGTTGGTTTATTTGGTGCAATATCAGGAACAGATCAAACTAACGCGCAATATACTTTAAATAATATTCAAACTGCTGGTGCTTTTTTTACAGAAAACGCAGCGAACCTAACTGGAATTTATAACCAAATATCTACTCAACTTTCTTGGATCGCACAACAAATTGCTGGAACCCCATTTGCAACAGAGTCAGTTAGTAATGATTTTATAATAGGAGCTGTTACACCTTCAAAGGGAACAGCATCTGTCTCAGGTCAATCGATTTCATGGAACATCGACTTTTTGAATGTTGAGACAATCACCCTAAAATATGAACTTACACCAAAAGCAAATGTATGCGGAAGTAAAACTGTGAGTTCTTCATCTCTAAGTTATCGAAATACTAATTGTCAAAACTCAACTTTAAACATTTCAACATCCGCAACAAATATACCTTGTCCAATTATTACATTAGCTTCCCAAACAAATGTAAGCTGTTTTGGTACTTCTACTGGAGCAATAACATTAAATAATCCTACTGGAGGGACTGCTCCATACACTTATGATTGGAAAAAAGATGGAAATTCATATGCCACTACTCAAAACCTAACTGGACTAAGTTCTGGAACATATACGGTAATAGCTACTGATAAAAACGGTTGTAGTACAGCTGTTTTATCGGTATCAATCACCCAACCAACAGCTGCTTTGGCTTTGGCAGCTTCTTCTAAAACCGATGCTTCTTGTTTTGGAGCAAGCACTGGTTCTGTAACTGCGGGTGCTGTGACTGGTTCTGTGGGAACTGTAACCTATTCTTGGAAAAACGCTTCCAATACAGTAGTTGGTTCTACTGCTTCGGTTAATAATCTTCCAACTGGAACTTATACTGTAACTGTAACTGATTCTTGTTCTTCTCAATCTAATTCAGTAACTGTTGGACAACCAGCAGCGGCTTTAGCTTTAGCTACCTCTTCTAAAACAGATGCTTCTTGCTTTGGAGCTAGCACAGGTTCTGTAACTGCGGGTGCTGTGATTGGTGCCGTGGGAACTGTAACCTATTCTTGGAAAAACGCTTCCAATACAGTAGTTGGTTCAACTGCTTCGGTTAATAATCTTCCAGCTGGAACTTATACTGTAACTGTAACTGATTCTTGTTCTTCTCAATCTAATTCGGTAACTGTTGGACAACCAGCAGCGGCATTGGCTTTAGCTACCTCTTCTAAAACCGATGCTTCTTGCTTTGGAGCCAGCACTGGTTCTGTAACTGCAGGTGCTGTAACTGGAGCTGTGGGAACGGTAACCTATTCTTGGAAAAACGCTTCGAATACAGTAGTTGGTTCAACTGCTTCAGTAAATAATCTTCCAGCAGGAACTTATACTGTTACGGTTAGTGATTCTTGTTCTTCTCAATCTAATTCTGTAACTGTTGGACAACCTGAAGCGGCATTGGCTTTGGGTGCTTCTTCTAAAACAGATGCTTCTTGTTTTGGAGCAAGTACTGGTTCTGTAACTGCAGGTGCTGTAACTGGTGCCGTGGGAACGGTAACCTATTCTTGGAAAAACGCTTCTAATACAGTAGTTGATTCTACTGCTTCGGTAAACAATTTGCCAGCTGGAACTTATACTGTAACGGTTAGTGATTCTTGTTCTTCTCAATCTAATTCAGTAACTATTGGACAACCTGCAGCAGCTTTAGCTTTAGCAGCTTCTTCTAAAACGGATGCTTCTTGTTTTGGAGCTAGCACAGGTTCTGTAACTGCGGGAACTGTAACTGGCGCTGTGGGAACGGTAACCTATTCTTGGAAAAACGCTTCTAATACAGTAGTTGGTTCTACTGCTTCGGTAAACAATTTGCCAGCAGGAACTTATACCGTAACGGTTAGTGATTCTTGTTCTTCTCAATCTAATTCTGTAACCATTACACAACCTGAAGCGGCTATTGCTTGTTCCGTTGTTCAAGATACTGCCGTTACTGCAAATGGTCTTTCTGATGGTAAAGCTACCGTTACGCCTACTGGTGGAAATGGTGGGTATACTTTCCTTTGGGATAATAATGAAACTACCGCTACTGCAACTTCATTAAATGCTGGAGTACACACGGTAACAGTAACCGATAGCAAAGGGTGTCAAACTACTTGTTCGGTAACCATCACACAACCTGATGTATTCGCCTGCAGCGTGGTGCAAGTAGCTCCTGCTAAATGTTTTGGTGATAGCAATGCGCAAGCCACAGTAACACCTACTGGTGGAAACGGAGACTACACTTTCCTTTGGGATAATAATGAAACTACAGCTACTGCAACTTCTCTAAATGCTGGACTACACACAGTAACAGTAACTGATAAATTAGGGTACAAAACTACTTGTTCGGTAACCATTACGCAACCTGAAGCAGCTATTGCTTGTTCCGTTGTTCAAGATACTGCCGTTACTGCAAATGGTCTTTCTGATGGTAAAGCTACCGTTACCCCTACTGGTGGAAATGGTGGGTATACTTACCTTTGGGATAATAATGAAACTACCGCTACAGCCACTTCTTTAAATGCTGGAGTACACACGGTAACAGTAACCGATAGCAAAGGGTGTCAAACTACTTGTTCGGTAACCATCACACAACCTGATGTATTCGCCTGCAGCGTGGTGCAAGTAGCTCCTGCTAAATGTTTTGGTGATAGCAATGCGCAAGCCACAGTAACTCCTACTGGTGGAAACGGAGACTATACTTTCCTTTGGGATAATAATGAAACTACAGCTACTGCAACTTCTCTAAATNTGCAATTATTGAAAACTTCTTCGGAATATTAAAATCAGAATTGTTTTATCTAAAAAAATACACCTCAATAAAGCAATTAAAAATGGAAATCAAAGAATATATAAACTATTACAATAACGACAGAACCAAGTCCAATTTAAACAAAATGAGCCCGACTAAATATCGAGCTCATCATTATCAAAATTAATTATAAATTTGTCCAAACTTTTGGGTTCAGTCTATTAGATTGGGGATGTGATTTTTTTTATTGTTCTAAATTTAAGTTTCGCAGCTGATGTAGTTTTTCTTTCCAAACTTCTAAACTTTCTTTATGAATAGCAATATTTTTTCTAACCTCAAGCACTATTGAATTCTCTTTCTTAGCATTCTTGGTATTGGTGAAAAATTGAATGTTGTTTTCTAATTGAAAAATTTCGTTTTGAACTTCTTCAATTTTACGCATTAAGAATATCTTCTCGTTATCTAGTTTACGTACATCATTACTTTCGGATAAGTTTTCCATACGGTTAGAAAAACGCATCATATCGGTCTCCTTTTTGCTAAGGCTCAACTTGTCGAATAAGGCATCTAAAATTTTATTGAATTTGCCTTCGATATGTCTTCTTGGAAAAGGAACTTTACCAAAGTTTTTCCATGTTTCGATGTGTTTTTTTATAGCATCTAAATCCGTTTTGTGATCTCCAACAAGCTGGAATTCTTTTATAATCTCTAGATACGCTTTTTTGTTTTCAAAAGCGGCCATTTCTTCGGAGTTTTCCTCATTACGTTGCTCTTTTAGTTTAGCAAAATAATGATTGCAAGCTTCTTTGAATTCATTCCAAATTTTATCAGAATATTTTCTTGGAACATGACCAATTTGTTTCCATTCCTCCTGAATTTGTTTCATTATCGGAGTAGTGGTTGCAAAATCTTCACTTTCTTGTAGCTCTTTTGCTTTGGCAACTAAGGCTATTTTCTTGTTAAGATTTTCCGTTTGGTCTTTTTTGATGTCTTTGTAGAATGAATTTTTGAAGCTATTAAAATTTCTAACCGCTGTTTTAAATGCGGCCCAAGTAGCTTCATTTACATCTGAAGGGACTTTTCCAGCGCTAAAAAAAGCATTTCTTAAAGCTTCTACTTTTTCTATTTGCGTCAACCATTGAGCGTGAGCATTAACTTTTTCTGTAGCTAAATGTTCGATTTTTGCAATGATTTCTTTTTTTGCTGCTAAGTTTTCTAGCTCTGAGCCTCTTTGTTTTTCGAACAATTTTTCGCGCTTGTCATGCATTTGTTTAGTTAATTCACTAAACTTATTCCAGATTTCATCACGGTGTTCTTTAGAAACAGGTCCAATATCTTCTTTCCAGATTTTGTGTAAATCTTGCAATTCGCGGAAGGCTTTGTTTACATCTTCTTCGTGAATCAATTCTTCTACTCTTGCAATTATTTTGAGTTTTAAATCAAGATTATGTTTAAAATCAATATCTCTTGCTTCACGATCTAAATGCAAATAATCATAAAAGTTTTCTACGTGAAAATGGTAATTGTTCCAAACGTGATTGTATTTGTCTTTAGGAATTGGCCCTGCATTTTTCCAACGCTCTCTCAAGTCGTTAAAATGTTTTAGGGTGTCTTTGATATTGGCTTGAGGATCAATTAAATTTCTCAATTCTTCAACTATGGCTAATCTTGTTTCTAGGTTGCCTTTTAAACTGGTTTGAAGACTCTTAAAATGAGTGTTTTTATTTTCTTTATAGAGGGTGTAATACTGATCAAACTTGCTTTTTAAAGGGAAATGATATTCAAAAGTTTCGTTTGGATCTGTATTTTCTGCTTGGAATTCTTCTTTTTTCTCTTCTAAAAGATGATGATATTTAGCCAAGAACGCTTTTTTTATTTCCTCAACATGTTCTTTAATAGACATTACTTTTTCAGTAGTGACTAATTGTTTTAGTTCATTCACAAGCGTTTCCATATCCAATGCTTCATAATCTAGCAAAGGAATATCGTGACGCTCTTTTAGCGTTTCATCTTCGCTTTCTTCTGCATTGGTATTAGCAATGGCATCCAAAATAGTTTGATTCTCAGTATTGGAATCTTCTGAACTT harbors:
- a CDS encoding VWA domain-containing protein; protein product: MKRQLYPNQFIKEIKKTILLIVFLLMAGFVNSQTITPTKTVTVRPGVCGKIDVELKLQGSNPVARPNEVVLVIDVSGSMDDGPTPEPLDYAKDAAISFINNVFLPANNPTGKNKIAIVKYGSSGSLVRTLTLASGKQTLIDDVNALVANGSTNIEDGIRKADQELTAKGTFDCITSRSIVLLTDGVANQNVANGSNCTGGQQGTCIQAAITAANDAKTTVVSGITYNNQIFAVGLFGAISGTDQTNAQYTLNNIQTAGAFFTENAANLTGIYNQISTQLSWIAQQIAGTPFATESVSNDFIIGAVTPSKGTASVSGQSISWNIDFLNVETITLKYELTPKANVCGSKTVSSSSLSYRNTNCQNSTLNISTSATNIPCPIITLASQTNVSCFGTSTGAITLNNPTGGTAPYTYDWKKDGNSYATTQNLTGLSSGTYTVIATDKNGCSTAVLSVSITQPTAALALAASSKTDASCFGASTGSVTAGAVTGSVGTVTYSWKNASNTVVGSTASVNNLPTGTYTVTVTDSCSSQSNSVTVGQPAAALALATSSKTDASCFGASTGSVTAGAVIGAVGTVTYSWKNASNTVVGSTASVNNLPAGTYTVTVTDSCSSQSNSVTVGQPAAALALATSSKTDASCFGASTGSVTAGAVTGAVGTVTYSWKNASNTVVGSTASVNNLPAGTYTVTVSDSCSSQSNSVTVGQPEAALALGASSKTDASCFGASTGSVTAGAVTGAVGTVTYSWKNASNTVVDSTASVNNLPAGTYTVTVSDSCSSQSNSVTIGQPAAALALAASSKTDASCFGASTGSVTAGTVTGAVGTVTYSWKNASNTVVGSTASVNNLPAGTYTVTVSDSCSSQSNSVTITQPEAAIACSVVQDTAVTANGLSDGKATVTPTGGNGGYTFLWDNNETTATATSLNAGVHTVTVTDSKGCQTTCSVTITQPDVFACSVVQVAPAKCFGDSNAQATVTPTGGNGDYTFLWDNNETTATATSLNAGLHTVTVTDKLGYKTTCSVTITQPEAAIACSVVQDTAVTANGLSDGKATVTPTGGNGGYTYLWDNNETTATATSLNAGVHTVTVTDSKGCQTTCSVTITQPDVFACSVVQVAPAKCFGDSNAQATVTPTGGNGDYTFLWDNNETTATATSLN
- a CDS encoding DUF349 domain-containing protein encodes the protein MLEEKHDNLPDADGSQLSESIDNQNTIENPIDSDSIPASSSEDSNTENQTILDAIANTNAEESEDETLKERHDIPLLDYEALDMETLVNELKQLVTTEKVMSIKEHVEEIKKAFLAKYHHLLEEKKEEFQAENTDPNETFEYHFPLKSKFDQYYTLYKENKNTHFKSLQTSLKGNLETRLAIVEELRNLIDPQANIKDTLKHFNDLRERWKNAGPIPKDKYNHVWNNYHFHVENFYDYLHLDREARDIDFKHNLDLKLKIIARVEELIHEEDVNKAFRELQDLHKIWKEDIGPVSKEHRDEIWNKFSELTKQMHDKREKLFEKQRGSELENLAAKKEIIAKIEHLATEKVNAHAQWLTQIEKVEALRNAFFSAGKVPSDVNEATWAAFKTAVRNFNSFKNSFYKDIKKDQTENLNKKIALVAKAKELQESEDFATTTPIMKQIQEEWKQIGHVPRKYSDKIWNEFKEACNHYFAKLKEQRNEENSEEMAAFENKKAYLEIIKEFQLVGDHKTDLDAIKKHIETWKNFGKVPFPRRHIEGKFNKILDALFDKLSLSKKETDMMRFSNRMENLSESNDVRKLDNEKIFLMRKIEEVQNEIFQLENNIQFFTNTKNAKKENSIVLEVRKNIAIHKESLEVWKEKLHQLRNLNLEQ
- a CDS encoding IS3 family transposase encodes the protein MENFFGILKSELFYLKKYTSIKQLKMEIKEYINYYNNDRTKSNLNKMSPTKYRAHHYQN